The following coding sequences lie in one Rutidosis leptorrhynchoides isolate AG116_Rl617_1_P2 chromosome 4, CSIRO_AGI_Rlap_v1, whole genome shotgun sequence genomic window:
- the LOC139840230 gene encoding TITAN-like protein isoform X1: MKSPSNPNPNKRNSKKNNEFEFCKVCKLNHNLGRRHNYLPNHVKSLSAFLSRFQSKISDVRFFIKNPSLLRPELASQNRFWCVFCDSDVTEPGSSFACERAINHLASADHLKNFKSFMWKYGGKMDRVDIFRVSDTDLAKYQKKCISMKSEDGNEQPGGALIGPSNDIHNELKFDYVDSFDRRHNFNFPNGVLPLQNHTNEKYQVSHSDMSRGAASSSSSFDRKSLLLASDTKRLNNLGGNAGMNGLTGGYHHKGLGNTCQVYSEKSEFDMEGSSAGLQKLTQISSKVSDTGNVHSGAPPPWFDATNGVHFDPVVKTVKSKLNPNRVGAAWAEKRKLEMELESKGKLPVKSFDANWLPNFGRVWQSGTRKDSRKQFEEEVKKLPEEIQSDSSLQLQPYISKRMRREDNG; encoded by the exons ATGAAGtcaccatcaaaccctaaccctaataaacgAAACTCGAAGAAGAATAACGAATTTGAGTTTTGTAAAGTATGTAAGCTGAATCACAATCTAGGTCGTCGTCATAATTACTTACCGAATCACGTTAAATCCTTATCAGCATTTCTATCTCGATTTCAATCTAAGATATCTGACGTACGGTTTTTTATTAAGAACCCTAGCTTACTTCGTCCGGAGCTTGCTTCTCAAAATAGGTTTTGGTGCGTGTTTTGCGATTCAGATGTTACGGAACCCGGTAGTTCGTTTGCTTG TGAGAGAGCAATCAACCATCTTGCGAGTGCGGATCACTTGAAAAATTTCAAAAGTTTTATGTGGAAATACGGTGGTAAAATGGACCGCGTTGACATTTTCCGGGTTTCCGATACAGATCTTGCTAAG TATCAAAAGAAGTGCATATCAATGAAGAGTGAAGATGGTAATGAACAACCTGGTGGAGCTTTAATCGGCCCTTCAAATGATATCCACAATGAACTGAAATTTGATTATGTAGATAGCTTTGACAGACGTCATAACTTTAATTTTCCAAATGGTGTTTTACCTTTACAAAATCATACAAATGAGAAATATCAGGTATCCCATTCAGATATGTCTAGAGGTGCAGCATCTAGCAGTTCTTCGTTTGATAGGAAATCGTTGCTGCTGGCTTCGGACACAAAGCGTTTAAATAATCTAGGAG GTAATGCAGGCATGAATGGGCTAACTGGAGGTTATCATCACAAAGGACTG GGGAACACATGCCAGGTATATTCAGAGAAAAGTGAATTTGATATGGAGGGTAGTTCAGCAG GTTTGCAGAAGCTGACACAAATTTCTTCCAAAGTATCGGATACAGGAAACGTGCATTCTGGAGCTCCCCCTCCTTGGTTTGATGCAACCAATGGAGTTCATTTTGACCCGGTTGTTAAAACCGTGAAGTCAAAATTAAACCCTAATAGGGTTGGGGCTGCATGGGCAGAAAAAAGAAAATTAGAGATGGAGTTGGAGAGTAAAGGGAAGTTGCCTGTTAAAAGTTTTGATGCCAACTGGCTTCCCAACTTTGGTAGAGTGTGGCAATCAGGAACCAGGAAGGACTCCAGGAAACAATTTGAGGAGGAAGTTAAGAAACTTCCGGAAGAAATCCAATCTGATTCTTCATTGCAGTTGCAGCCTTATATAAGCAAGAGAATG CGTCGGGAAGATAATGGATGA
- the LOC139904495 gene encoding thylakoid lumenal 17.9 kDa protein, chloroplastic, with protein MVTMSFNLTATHLLPQFPLKNTTIKQLTPIQSPPLSLSIPQNPNLKTSYFLSNHLLSLVIAIITFTSPPPSLAIPSINNPIPPPNLPSPTTPFSQSKNLIVGLDNGKIRPCPSNNPGCVSSNPKSSSFAFPWRIPEKALDNAVQQLQEAILETQKNPKIEVVENTPDGQYLQATVDGGFGRDVLEFMVKGDVVSYRCMAAKVTYVYPFTTALGDSKGQEERIKKVVDQLGWDAPSFSAMD; from the exons ATGGTAACCATGAGTTTCAATTTAACTGCTACTCATCTTCTCCCTCAATTTCCACTCAAGAACACAACAATCAAACAATTAACCCCAATTCAATCTCCACCATTATCACTTTCAATTCCACAAAACcctaatctaaaaacctcatattTTTTATCAAATCATTTGCTTTCATTAGTCATTGCCATCATCACATTCACTTCACCACCACCCTCACTTGCAATCCCTTCAATTAACAACCCAATTCCACCTCCCAATTTACCATCGCCCACCACCCCATTTTCTCAATCAAAAAACTTAATCGTCGGATTAGATAATGG GAAAATTAGACCTTGTCCATCAAACAATCCTGGGTGCGTTTCGAGTAATCCGAAATCATCGTCATTTGCGTTTCCTTGGAGGATTCCGGAGAAGGCATTAGATAATGCAGTACAG CAATTGCAGGAAGCAATTCTTGAAACACAGAAAAATCCCAAGATTGAAGTTGTAGAGAACACTCCTGATG GCCAATATTTGCAAGCAACGGTTGATGGAGGGTTTGGTCGTGACGTTCTAGAGTTCATGGTGAAAGGAGATGTTGTCTCTTATCGGTGCATGGCGGCAAAGGTTACATATGTATACCCTTTCACCACAGCCTTAGGCGATTCAAAGGGTCAAGAAGAAAGAATAAAAAAGGTTGTGGACCAATTAGGCTGGGATGCCCCTAGTTTCAGTGCCATGGATTAG
- the LOC139840230 gene encoding TITAN-like protein isoform X2, translated as MKSPSNPNPNKRNSKKNNEFEFCKVCKLNHNLGRRHNYLPNHVKSLSAFLSRFQSKISDVRFFIKNPSLLRPELASQNRFWCVFCDSDVTEPGSSFACERAINHLASADHLKNFKSFMWKYGGKMDRVDIFRVSDTDLAKYQKKCISMKSEDGNEQPGGALIGPSNDIHNELKFDYVDSFDRRHNFNFPNGVLPLQNHTNEKYQVSHSDMSRGAASSSSSFDRKSLLLASDTKRLNNLGGNAGMNGLTGGYHHKGLVYSEKSEFDMEGSSAGLQKLTQISSKVSDTGNVHSGAPPPWFDATNGVHFDPVVKTVKSKLNPNRVGAAWAEKRKLEMELESKGKLPVKSFDANWLPNFGRVWQSGTRKDSRKQFEEEVKKLPEEIQSDSSLQLQPYISKRMRREDNG; from the exons ATGAAGtcaccatcaaaccctaaccctaataaacgAAACTCGAAGAAGAATAACGAATTTGAGTTTTGTAAAGTATGTAAGCTGAATCACAATCTAGGTCGTCGTCATAATTACTTACCGAATCACGTTAAATCCTTATCAGCATTTCTATCTCGATTTCAATCTAAGATATCTGACGTACGGTTTTTTATTAAGAACCCTAGCTTACTTCGTCCGGAGCTTGCTTCTCAAAATAGGTTTTGGTGCGTGTTTTGCGATTCAGATGTTACGGAACCCGGTAGTTCGTTTGCTTG TGAGAGAGCAATCAACCATCTTGCGAGTGCGGATCACTTGAAAAATTTCAAAAGTTTTATGTGGAAATACGGTGGTAAAATGGACCGCGTTGACATTTTCCGGGTTTCCGATACAGATCTTGCTAAG TATCAAAAGAAGTGCATATCAATGAAGAGTGAAGATGGTAATGAACAACCTGGTGGAGCTTTAATCGGCCCTTCAAATGATATCCACAATGAACTGAAATTTGATTATGTAGATAGCTTTGACAGACGTCATAACTTTAATTTTCCAAATGGTGTTTTACCTTTACAAAATCATACAAATGAGAAATATCAGGTATCCCATTCAGATATGTCTAGAGGTGCAGCATCTAGCAGTTCTTCGTTTGATAGGAAATCGTTGCTGCTGGCTTCGGACACAAAGCGTTTAAATAATCTAGGAG GTAATGCAGGCATGAATGGGCTAACTGGAGGTTATCATCACAAAGGACTG GTATATTCAGAGAAAAGTGAATTTGATATGGAGGGTAGTTCAGCAG GTTTGCAGAAGCTGACACAAATTTCTTCCAAAGTATCGGATACAGGAAACGTGCATTCTGGAGCTCCCCCTCCTTGGTTTGATGCAACCAATGGAGTTCATTTTGACCCGGTTGTTAAAACCGTGAAGTCAAAATTAAACCCTAATAGGGTTGGGGCTGCATGGGCAGAAAAAAGAAAATTAGAGATGGAGTTGGAGAGTAAAGGGAAGTTGCCTGTTAAAAGTTTTGATGCCAACTGGCTTCCCAACTTTGGTAGAGTGTGGCAATCAGGAACCAGGAAGGACTCCAGGAAACAATTTGAGGAGGAAGTTAAGAAACTTCCGGAAGAAATCCAATCTGATTCTTCATTGCAGTTGCAGCCTTATATAAGCAAGAGAATG CGTCGGGAAGATAATGGATGA